One genomic region from Streptomyces sp. NBC_01431 encodes:
- a CDS encoding acyl-CoA carboxylase subunit beta has protein sequence MTVTEQPPPQIAAVRVAELHDLREQARLGPSEQATEAQRAKGKLTARERIDLLLDPGSFREVEQLRRHRATGFGLEAKKPYTDGVITGWGTVEGRTVFVYAHDFRIFGGALGEAHATKIHKIMDMAIAAGAPLVSLNDGAGARIQEGVSALAGYGGIFQRNTRASGVIPQISVMLGPCAGGAAYSPALTDFVFMIRETSQMFITGPDVVQAVTGEEITQNGLGGADVHAGVSGVAHFVHDDEETCLAEVRYLISMLPSNNREMPPALPPGDDPADRRNDVLLDLVPADGNRPYDMRKVLEEIVDHGDLLEIHEHWARNIICALARIDGRVVGILANQPQFLAGVLDIEASEKAARFVQLCDAFNIPLLTMVDVPGFLPGVSQEHGGIIRHGAKLLYAYCNATVPRISLILRKAYGGAYIVMDSQSIGADLTYAWPTNEIAVMGAEGAANVIFRREIASSQDPEAVRAEKIAAYKSELMHPYYAAERGLVDDVIDPAETRAVLSAALAMLRTKHADLPSRKHGNPPQ, from the coding sequence ATGACCGTGACCGAACAGCCGCCGCCACAGATCGCGGCCGTGCGGGTCGCCGAACTGCACGACCTGCGCGAGCAGGCCAGGCTCGGGCCAAGCGAGCAGGCGACCGAGGCCCAGCGCGCCAAGGGCAAGCTGACCGCGCGCGAGCGCATCGACCTGCTCCTGGACCCGGGCTCGTTCCGTGAGGTGGAGCAGCTGCGCCGGCACCGGGCGACGGGTTTCGGTCTGGAGGCGAAGAAGCCGTACACGGACGGTGTGATCACCGGCTGGGGCACGGTGGAGGGTCGTACGGTCTTCGTGTACGCCCACGACTTCCGGATCTTCGGCGGCGCCCTGGGCGAGGCCCACGCCACGAAGATCCACAAGATCATGGACATGGCCATCGCGGCCGGTGCCCCGCTGGTCTCGCTGAACGACGGCGCGGGCGCCCGCATCCAGGAGGGCGTCTCCGCGCTCGCCGGGTACGGCGGCATCTTCCAGCGCAACACCCGAGCCTCGGGCGTGATCCCCCAGATCAGCGTCATGCTCGGCCCGTGCGCGGGCGGCGCGGCCTACAGCCCCGCCCTCACGGACTTCGTCTTCATGATCCGGGAAACCTCGCAGATGTTCATCACCGGCCCCGACGTGGTGCAGGCGGTGACGGGCGAGGAGATCACCCAGAACGGCCTGGGCGGCGCGGACGTCCACGCGGGCGTCTCGGGCGTGGCCCACTTCGTCCACGACGACGAGGAGACCTGCCTGGCCGAGGTCCGCTACCTGATCTCGATGCTGCCGTCGAACAACCGGGAGATGCCTCCGGCGCTGCCGCCCGGCGACGACCCGGCCGACCGCCGCAACGACGTGCTCCTCGACCTGGTGCCGGCGGACGGCAACCGCCCGTACGACATGCGCAAGGTCCTGGAGGAGATCGTCGACCACGGCGACCTGCTCGAAATCCACGAACACTGGGCACGGAACATCATCTGCGCGCTGGCCCGGATCGACGGCCGGGTGGTGGGCATCCTGGCCAACCAGCCGCAGTTCCTGGCCGGTGTCCTGGACATCGAGGCCTCCGAGAAGGCCGCCCGCTTCGTCCAGCTCTGTGACGCCTTCAACATCCCGCTGCTGACCATGGTCGACGTGCCGGGCTTCCTGCCGGGCGTCTCCCAGGAGCACGGCGGCATCATCCGCCACGGAGCGAAGCTGCTGTACGCGTACTGCAACGCGACGGTGCCGCGGATCTCGCTCATCCTGCGCAAGGCCTACGGCGGCGCGTACATCGTCATGGACTCCCAGTCCATCGGCGCCGACCTCACTTACGCCTGGCCGACCAACGAGATCGCCGTGATGGGCGCCGAGGGCGCCGCCAACGTCATCTTCCGCCGGGAGATCGCGAGTTCGCAGGATCCGGAGGCGGTCCGTGCGGAGAAGATCGCGGCGTACAAATCCGAACTGATGCACCCGTACTACGCGGCCGAGCGGGGCCTGGTGGACGACGTCATCGACCCGGCCGAGACCCGGGCCGTCCTGTCCGCCGCACTCGCCATGCTGCGCACGAAACACGCCGATCTGCCGTCCCGCAAGCACGGTAATCCCCCACAGTGA
- a CDS encoding NAD-dependent epimerase/dehydratase family protein gives MSVNDRRAGGRGGGGAGSVVVLGATGFVGRHVCEVFGAAGWRVTGVARAARNEPTPHEIIPLDIVGAEPGRIAQLLAECGAGVVVNAAGAVWQATEDDMARANADLVRHLVAATALLDRRPRLVQLGSVHEYGPVPRTGITEDIPTAPVTPYGRSKLAGARALLDAAAAGEADGLVLRVSNVSGPGTHRASLLGMVAHHLATSAAEPLRLAPLLAHRDFVDVRDVADAALAAARSEVCGRVLNIGGGQATSVRSLVVRLTELAGAAAEIVEAPGAGGRPPEAEWQCMDIGLAKELLGWRPLRSLDDSLRDLLAHARHAAHRESLSSALQVARTTMAASDHR, from the coding sequence GTGTCGGTGAACGACCGAAGAGCAGGCGGCAGAGGTGGCGGTGGGGCCGGGTCGGTGGTGGTGCTCGGCGCCACGGGGTTCGTGGGCCGGCACGTCTGCGAGGTGTTCGGCGCCGCGGGCTGGAGGGTGACCGGCGTCGCCAGAGCCGCCCGGAACGAGCCAACTCCCCATGAAATCATCCCCCTTGACATCGTGGGCGCCGAGCCGGGCCGGATCGCGCAGCTGCTCGCTGAGTGTGGCGCGGGGGTTGTGGTGAACGCGGCGGGCGCGGTGTGGCAGGCCACCGAGGACGACATGGCGCGCGCCAACGCCGACCTGGTGCGGCACCTGGTGGCCGCGACCGCACTGCTCGACCGCCGGCCGCGGCTGGTCCAGCTCGGTTCGGTGCACGAGTACGGCCCCGTTCCGCGCACGGGCATCACCGAGGACATCCCGACCGCGCCGGTCACCCCGTACGGCCGCTCGAAGCTGGCCGGGGCCCGTGCGCTGCTCGACGCCGCGGCGGCGGGCGAGGCGGACGGGCTCGTGCTGCGCGTCTCGAACGTGTCGGGGCCCGGCACCCACCGGGCCAGTCTGCTCGGCATGGTGGCGCACCATCTCGCCACCTCGGCCGCCGAGCCGCTGCGGCTCGCCCCGCTGCTCGCCCACCGCGACTTCGTGGACGTACGCGACGTGGCCGATGCGGCGCTTGCCGCGGCCCGCTCCGAGGTCTGCGGCCGGGTCCTCAACATCGGTGGCGGGCAGGCGACTTCGGTCCGCAGCCTGGTGGTGCGACTGACCGAACTGGCGGGCGCGGCCGCCGAGATCGTCGAGGCGCCGGGCGCGGGTGGGCGGCCGCCCGAGGCCGAGTGGCAGTGCATGGACATCGGGCTCGCGAAGGAACTGCTCGGCTGGCGGCCGCTGCGCAGCCTGGACGATTCGCTGCGCGATCTGCTGGCCCACGCCCGCCACGCGGCCCATCGCGAGTCGTTGTCCAGTGCCCTTCAAGTCGCCCGCACGACGATGGCCGCGTCGGATCACCGCTGA
- a CDS encoding YceI family protein, whose amino-acid sequence MFSRWFGKSSTGSPLRTGPLAGLAVPPTAGVLSCRVLDPVSEPVQQAEFVISDTSGRKIVGGETDPFGTVVTTVPAGEYRLAVTAEGYTPFHGNATVAASGLAALGDLTLQVAAPPTLPDPGEWELDPTHSQIGFTASHIGLARIHGRFNTFAGAIRIGERMEGSAMHVIIDTASIDTGVRMRDDHLRSGDFLDVGNYPTMEFYSDRFVHRGGSRWAIIGGLTLHGVSRTVTLDTQYLGLGTGLGGETRGACRASTELHREDFTLTWQTMLARGIAAIGSSISIDLDIQVVPKS is encoded by the coding sequence GTGTTCAGCCGCTGGTTCGGCAAGAGCTCGACCGGTTCTCCGCTCCGTACCGGCCCCCTGGCCGGGCTCGCGGTTCCGCCGACCGCGGGCGTGCTCAGCTGTCGGGTGCTCGACCCGGTCAGCGAGCCCGTTCAGCAGGCCGAGTTCGTGATCAGCGACACCTCGGGCCGGAAGATCGTGGGCGGGGAGACCGACCCGTTCGGGACGGTGGTCACAACGGTTCCGGCGGGGGAGTACCGGCTGGCCGTCACGGCCGAGGGGTACACGCCGTTCCACGGCAACGCCACGGTCGCCGCGAGCGGGCTCGCCGCGCTCGGCGACCTCACGCTCCAGGTCGCCGCCCCGCCGACGCTGCCGGACCCCGGCGAGTGGGAGCTGGACCCGACGCACTCTCAGATCGGCTTCACCGCGAGCCACATCGGACTGGCCCGCATCCACGGCCGGTTCAACACCTTCGCGGGAGCCATCCGGATCGGGGAGCGCATGGAGGGATCGGCGATGCACGTCATCATTGACACCGCCTCCATCGACACGGGCGTCCGGATGCGCGACGACCATCTGCGGTCCGGCGACTTCCTGGACGTCGGGAACTACCCGACGATGGAGTTCTACAGCGACCGGTTCGTGCACCGGGGCGGTAGCCGGTGGGCGATCATCGGCGGGCTCACCCTGCACGGAGTGAGCCGCACGGTGACACTCGACACGCAGTACCTGGGCCTGGGAACCGGGCTCGGCGGCGAGACCCGGGGCGCCTGCCGGGCCAGTACCGAACTGCACCGCGAGGATTTCACGCTCACCTGGCAGACCATGCTGGCGCGTGGCATCGCGGCCATCGGATCCTCGATCTCGATCGACCTCGACATCCAGGTCGTGCCGAAGAGCTGA
- a CDS encoding FAD-dependent oxidoreductase, translated as MTLPSETAPAPQVLVVGAGPVGLSAAHELARHGVRVRLVDAAAGPATTSRALATHARTLETYDQMGILDELLPRGQRVEHFTLHQNGRRLIRFDTDYSRLPTRFPFTLMVDQVITEEVLRDAVSRRGVEVEWGVRLEEFEDHGTDGVRARLVHTDGHTEAVAADWLVGTDGGHSTIRKQLGLKLEGESSETWLIADATVHCDLPKDSIHWMRTPTGTVMMVPFPEPGKWRLLDTAETSYGGDDAMVARRFSAKISTGTGKPAVVESPSWVSVFTIQQRMIGQMRTGRVLLAGDAAHVHSPASGQGMNTGVQDAVNLSWKLATVLRGEAPESLLDTYSDERVPVGAELLRTTRMATMLVQLKSRRAAAALRAAFTVLRSLPPVKGRIQRKIMGGMSALGLGYGAGPLAHASAPSTGVRPGERVARVTAPVLATSPGWQEMISELQRPQWLLLTFGEPPEVRYGPSIRVRTVNTPGPDTLSDPAGHLSTDLGAPEGTWLLIRPDGYLAARGTAKESPSNALTSLGIHPAESRQLTH; from the coding sequence GTGACACTGCCCAGCGAAACGGCGCCCGCACCTCAGGTGCTGGTCGTGGGCGCCGGGCCGGTCGGGCTCAGCGCCGCCCACGAGCTGGCCCGGCACGGCGTGCGGGTCCGGCTCGTGGACGCGGCGGCGGGCCCCGCCACCACCAGCCGGGCGCTCGCCACGCACGCCCGCACCCTTGAGACGTACGACCAGATGGGCATCCTGGACGAGCTGCTGCCGCGCGGCCAGCGGGTGGAGCACTTCACGCTGCACCAGAACGGCCGCCGTCTGATCCGCTTCGACACGGACTACAGCCGGCTGCCCACCCGCTTCCCGTTCACGCTGATGGTCGACCAGGTCATCACCGAGGAAGTGCTGAGGGACGCGGTGTCCCGCCGCGGCGTCGAGGTCGAATGGGGCGTACGCCTCGAAGAGTTCGAGGACCACGGCACCGACGGCGTGCGGGCCCGCCTCGTCCACACCGACGGGCACACCGAGGCCGTCGCGGCCGACTGGCTGGTCGGCACGGACGGCGGCCACAGCACCATCCGCAAGCAGCTCGGCCTGAAGCTGGAGGGAGAGTCGAGCGAGACCTGGCTCATCGCGGACGCGACCGTCCACTGCGACCTGCCGAAGGACAGCATCCACTGGATGCGCACGCCCACCGGCACCGTGATGATGGTGCCGTTCCCCGAGCCCGGCAAGTGGCGCCTGCTCGACACCGCGGAGACGTCCTACGGCGGCGACGACGCGATGGTGGCCCGGCGCTTCTCGGCGAAGATCAGCACCGGTACGGGCAAGCCGGCCGTCGTCGAATCGCCGTCCTGGGTCTCGGTGTTCACCATCCAGCAGCGCATGATCGGCCAGATGCGCACGGGCCGGGTACTGCTCGCCGGTGACGCGGCGCACGTCCACAGCCCGGCCTCCGGCCAGGGCATGAACACCGGCGTCCAGGACGCGGTGAACCTGTCCTGGAAGCTGGCCACGGTCCTGCGCGGCGAGGCACCGGAGTCCCTCCTGGACACCTACAGCGACGAACGGGTGCCGGTGGGTGCGGAGTTGCTGCGCACCACCCGGATGGCGACGATGCTGGTCCAGCTCAAGAGCCGCAGGGCGGCGGCCGCGCTGCGCGCCGCGTTCACGGTGCTGCGCTCGCTGCCGCCCGTCAAGGGCCGCATCCAGCGCAAGATCATGGGCGGCATGTCGGCGCTCGGCCTCGGCTACGGGGCGGGTCCGCTGGCTCACGCCTCGGCCCCCTCGACCGGGGTGCGCCCCGGTGAGCGGGTCGCCCGGGTGACGGCGCCGGTCCTGGCCACCAGCCCCGGCTGGCAGGAGATGATCTCCGAACTCCAGCGCCCGCAATGGCTGTTGCTCACCTTCGGCGAGCCCCCCGAGGTCCGCTACGGCCCTTCCATCCGCGTCCGCACGGTCAACACCCCCGGCCCGGACACCCTGTCCGACCCGGCCGGCCACCTGTCCACCGACCTGGGCGCCCCCGAGGGCACCTGGCTCCTGATCCGCCCCGACGGCTACCTGGCCGCGAGAGGCACAGCAAAGGAGTCCCCGTCGAACGCACTGACCTCATTGGGAATCCACCCGGCAGAATCCCGTCAACTGACGCACTGA
- a CDS encoding NDP-hexose 2,3-dehydratase family protein — translation MSSTLAELTELQPVVQPREPVSVADRIAASAASTAGLLTTGGFHHWFAERRKAGRFHIERIPFSKLRGWSFEPDTGNLVHSSGRFFSVEGLHVTTDDGPHKEWYQPIIKQPEVGILGILVKEFDGVLHFLMQAKMEPGNRNLLQLSPTVQATRSNYTKVHKGTDVKYIEYFTGAERGRVLADVLQSEHGSWFYHKSNRNMIVEVDGDVPLDEDFCWLTLSQIFELLHQDNLVNMDSRTVLACLPAFGAGAVRGDDFSQSLARSRDPRAGALLTDVDLLSWFTCERSRYDVQADRIPLDEVPGWTRDEARIGKDDGRWFNVVAVEVQAGNREVTSWTQPLIEPCSRGIAAFLTRSFDGVLHVLANAKVEGGFLDTVELAPTVQCSPDNFEGLQVRPPFLDLVLDAAPERIRYDAIHSEEGGRFLYAENRYLVIEADEHDAPIEPPTGYQWVTIGQLTALIKHGHYVNVQARTLLACLNAMGHQTDD, via the coding sequence ATGTCGTCGACACTTGCGGAGCTGACTGAGCTTCAGCCGGTGGTCCAGCCCCGCGAGCCGGTGTCGGTCGCCGACCGGATCGCGGCGTCCGCGGCCAGCACCGCCGGGCTCCTGACCACCGGGGGGTTCCACCACTGGTTCGCCGAGCGCAGGAAGGCGGGCCGCTTCCACATCGAGCGCATCCCGTTTTCCAAGCTGCGCGGCTGGTCCTTCGAGCCGGACACCGGCAACCTGGTGCACTCCAGCGGGCGCTTCTTCAGCGTGGAGGGGCTGCACGTCACGACCGATGACGGACCCCACAAGGAGTGGTACCAGCCCATCATCAAGCAGCCCGAGGTGGGCATCCTCGGCATCCTGGTGAAGGAGTTCGACGGCGTACTGCACTTCCTGATGCAGGCCAAGATGGAGCCGGGCAACCGCAATCTGCTCCAGCTCTCCCCGACCGTGCAGGCCACCCGCAGCAACTACACCAAGGTTCACAAGGGCACCGACGTGAAGTACATCGAGTACTTCACGGGCGCCGAGCGGGGCCGCGTCCTGGCCGATGTGCTCCAGTCCGAGCACGGCTCGTGGTTCTACCACAAGAGCAACCGCAACATGATCGTCGAGGTGGACGGCGACGTCCCGCTCGACGAGGACTTCTGCTGGCTGACGCTCAGTCAGATCTTTGAACTCCTGCACCAGGACAACCTGGTGAACATGGACTCGCGTACCGTCCTGGCCTGTCTGCCCGCTTTCGGCGCGGGCGCCGTGCGAGGGGACGATTTCAGCCAGTCTCTGGCCCGCTCCCGCGACCCCCGGGCGGGCGCCCTGCTCACGGACGTCGACCTGTTGTCCTGGTTCACCTGTGAGCGCTCGCGCTACGACGTGCAGGCCGACCGCATACCGCTGGACGAGGTGCCCGGCTGGACCCGCGACGAGGCGCGCATCGGCAAGGACGACGGCCGCTGGTTCAACGTGGTGGCGGTCGAGGTGCAGGCCGGCAACCGCGAGGTGACCAGCTGGACCCAGCCCCTGATCGAGCCGTGCAGCCGGGGCATCGCGGCCTTCCTGACGCGTTCCTTCGACGGCGTGCTGCACGTCCTGGCCAACGCCAAGGTCGAGGGCGGCTTCCTCGACACCGTCGAACTGGCCCCCACCGTGCAGTGCTCCCCGGACAACTTCGAGGGCCTCCAGGTCCGCCCGCCATTCCTGGACCTCGTGCTGGACGCGGCGCCCGAGCGCATCCGCTACGACGCCATCCACTCGGAGGAGGGCGGCCGGTTCCTGTACGCCGAGAACCGCTATCTGGTCATCGAGGCGGACGAACACGACGCACCCATCGAGCCACCGACCGGCTATCAGTGGGTAACGATCGGACAGCTCACGGCGTTGATCAAACACGGACACTACGTCAATGTGCAGGCCAGGACGCTCCTCGCCTGCCTCAACGCCATGGGACATCAGACGGATGACTGA
- the rfbH gene encoding lipopolysaccharide biosynthesis protein RfbH has translation MSDTKARILDSVREYHLEKEPSREFVPGVSEIWPSGAVLEPADRVALVEAALDMRIAAGTSSRKFESRFARYMKRRKAHLVNSGSSANLLAMSALTSPHLEDRALKPGDEVITVAAGFPTTVNPILQNGLIPVFVDVELKTYNTTAERIKAAVGPRTRAIMVAHALGNPFEVAEVAQIAEENDLFLIEDNCDAVGSLYNGQLTGTFGDLTTVSFYPAHHLTMGEGGCVLTSNLALARIVESLRDWGRDCWCEPGESDRCFKRFQYQLGTLPAGYDHKYIYSHIGYNLKATDLQAALGLTQLDKVDDFTAARRHNWQRLREGLEGVPHLILPEATLGSEPSWFGFVITVDPDAPFRRKELVNFLEERKIGTRNLFAGNLTRQPAYVDAPHRIVGDLTNSDIITEQTFWIGVYPGLTDEHTDFMTNSIRDFVAGW, from the coding sequence ATGAGTGACACCAAGGCACGGATTCTCGATTCTGTACGGGAGTACCACCTGGAGAAGGAGCCGTCCCGCGAGTTCGTGCCGGGGGTCAGCGAGATCTGGCCGTCCGGCGCGGTCCTGGAGCCGGCCGACCGGGTGGCCCTGGTGGAGGCGGCCCTTGACATGCGGATAGCCGCCGGCACCAGCTCGCGCAAGTTCGAGTCCCGGTTCGCCCGCTACATGAAGCGGCGCAAGGCCCACCTGGTGAACTCCGGTTCCTCGGCCAACCTGCTCGCCATGTCGGCGCTCACCTCGCCGCACCTGGAGGACCGCGCCCTCAAGCCGGGCGACGAGGTCATCACGGTGGCCGCGGGCTTCCCGACCACCGTCAACCCGATCCTGCAGAACGGCCTCATCCCGGTCTTCGTGGACGTCGAGCTGAAGACGTACAACACGACCGCGGAGCGCATCAAGGCCGCCGTCGGTCCGAGGACGCGGGCCATCATGGTCGCGCACGCGCTCGGCAACCCGTTCGAGGTCGCCGAGGTCGCGCAGATCGCCGAGGAGAACGACCTCTTCCTCATCGAGGACAACTGCGACGCGGTCGGCTCGCTCTACAACGGTCAACTCACCGGTACTTTCGGCGACTTGACGACGGTCAGCTTCTACCCGGCGCACCACCTGACGATGGGCGAGGGCGGCTGTGTGCTGACCTCGAACCTGGCGCTGGCCCGCATCGTGGAGTCGCTGCGCGACTGGGGCCGGGACTGCTGGTGCGAGCCGGGCGAGAGCGACCGCTGCTTCAAGCGCTTCCAGTACCAGCTGGGCACCCTGCCGGCGGGCTACGACCACAAGTACATCTACTCGCACATCGGCTACAACCTGAAGGCCACCGACCTCCAGGCCGCGCTCGGCCTGACCCAGCTCGACAAGGTCGACGACTTCACCGCCGCCCGGCGCCACAACTGGCAGCGCCTGCGGGAGGGCCTGGAGGGCGTGCCGCACCTGATCCTGCCGGAGGCGACCCTCGGCAGCGAGCCCAGCTGGTTCGGCTTCGTGATCACTGTCGACCCCGACGCGCCCTTCCGGCGCAAGGAGTTGGTGAACTTCCTGGAGGAGCGCAAGATCGGAACACGCAACCTGTTCGCCGGAAACCTCACCCGTCAGCCCGCCTACGTGGACGCCCCGCACCGGATCGTGGGCGACCTCACCAACTCCGACATCATCACCGAGCAGACCTTCTGGATCGGCGTCTACCCCGGGCTCACCGACGAGCACACCGACTTCATGACGAACTCGATCCGGGACTTCGTCGCCGGTTGGTGA
- a CDS encoding dTDP-4-dehydrorhamnose 3,5-epimerase family protein has protein sequence MRIEETAVPDAYRIMPKLLTDSRGSFHESYRYDLLAAETGHEFVPRQVNYSASSRNTVRGLHGVAIPPGQAKLVSCVRGALLDVVVDVRVGSPTFGRHTTTVLGADNGRAVFVAEGLAHGFVALTDDTCISYLCSTEYVPGTQLDLRAFDPELGLPWARWLTGEPVLSEKDAAAPTVGEAAELGLLPTYAQCLSLYGRGSEGARHAA, from the coding sequence ATGAGGATCGAAGAGACCGCCGTACCGGACGCGTACCGCATCATGCCTAAGCTGCTGACGGACTCCCGCGGCAGTTTCCACGAGTCGTACAGATACGACCTGCTCGCCGCCGAGACCGGGCACGAGTTCGTGCCGCGCCAGGTCAACTACTCGGCCTCCTCGCGCAACACGGTGCGCGGGCTGCACGGGGTGGCCATCCCGCCGGGCCAGGCCAAGCTGGTCAGCTGTGTGCGCGGGGCGCTGCTCGATGTGGTGGTGGACGTACGGGTCGGCTCACCCACCTTCGGCCGGCACACCACCACCGTCCTCGGCGCGGACAACGGGCGGGCCGTGTTCGTGGCGGAGGGGCTCGCGCACGGGTTCGTGGCGCTGACCGACGACACGTGCATCAGCTATCTCTGCTCCACGGAGTACGTGCCGGGTACGCAGCTCGATCTGCGGGCGTTCGATCCGGAGCTCGGGCTGCCGTGGGCGCGGTGGCTCACGGGTGAGCCGGTGCTGTCGGAGAAGGATGCGGCGGCGCCTACGGTGGGTGAGGCTGCTGAGCTCGGGTTGCTGCCCACGTATGCGCAGTGTCTCTCCCTTTACGGGAGGGGTTCTGAGGGTGCGCGGCACGCCGCCTAG
- a CDS encoding acyl-CoA carboxylase epsilon subunit has product MSSEPLFRVVKGTPTDTELAVLTAVLAALAAAPSAALAPVIPLAPWRRQPYNPPVSWRRAA; this is encoded by the coding sequence GTGTCATCTGAACCGCTGTTCCGAGTCGTGAAGGGCACCCCCACGGACACCGAACTGGCCGTCCTGACAGCAGTCCTGGCCGCCCTGGCAGCCGCCCCGTCCGCAGCCCTGGCCCCCGTAATCCCCCTGGCCCCCTGGCGCCGCCAGCCATACAACCCCCCAGTGAGCTGGCGCCGAGCAGCGTGA
- a CDS encoding Gfo/Idh/MocA family protein — MTERPLRIAVLGTADIARRRVLPAMAADPDVELTAVASRDGTRAREVAAQFGCAPVESYDAVLERDDVDAVYVPLPISLHAEWAGRALRAGKHVLAEKPLTADRPTTEALLDLARASGLVLMENVMFVHHPQHSVVRELVSSGAIGQLRAFSAAFAIPALPAGNIRHRPELGGGALLDVGYYPVRAALYFLGAGLEIVGAALEHTDGSAVETSGAVLVRSPSGVLGQLAFGMEHAYRSAYELWGSQGRIRVEPAFTPPADHKPAVWITDAHGPRELMLAPHDQVAATVQAFVRAVRSGAGRSPDAGECLEQASLLDAVRARATHQGNG; from the coding sequence ATGACTGAACGACCCCTGCGCATCGCCGTCCTCGGCACCGCCGACATCGCCCGCCGACGGGTGCTGCCCGCCATGGCGGCGGACCCCGACGTCGAGCTGACGGCAGTGGCCAGCCGGGACGGCACCCGCGCTCGGGAGGTGGCGGCCCAGTTCGGCTGCGCGCCGGTCGAGTCCTACGACGCGGTCCTGGAACGGGACGACGTGGACGCCGTCTACGTCCCGCTGCCCATCTCTCTGCACGCCGAGTGGGCGGGCCGGGCGCTGCGCGCGGGCAAGCACGTCCTGGCCGAGAAGCCGCTCACCGCCGACCGGCCGACCACCGAGGCGCTGCTCGACCTGGCGCGCGCCTCGGGCCTGGTGCTGATGGAGAACGTCATGTTCGTCCATCACCCCCAGCACTCGGTCGTACGGGAGCTGGTGTCGAGCGGCGCGATCGGTCAACTCCGGGCGTTCAGCGCCGCGTTCGCGATCCCCGCACTGCCCGCGGGGAACATCAGGCATCGCCCCGAACTCGGCGGCGGCGCCCTGCTCGACGTCGGCTACTACCCGGTGCGGGCGGCGCTGTACTTCCTCGGCGCGGGCCTGGAGATCGTCGGCGCCGCCCTTGAGCACACGGACGGCTCGGCGGTGGAGACCTCGGGCGCCGTGCTGGTCCGCTCCCCTTCGGGGGTGCTCGGCCAGCTGGCCTTCGGCATGGAGCACGCGTACCGCTCGGCGTACGAACTGTGGGGCAGTCAGGGGCGGATCCGGGTCGAGCCGGCGTTCACGCCTCCCGCCGACCACAAGCCGGCGGTGTGGATCACCGACGCGCACGGGCCGCGTGAACTGATGCTGGCCCCGCACGACCAAGTCGCCGCGACCGTCCAGGCGTTCGTGCGCGCGGTCCGCTCAGGTGCCGGCCGGTCGCCGGACGCCGGGGAGTGCCTGGAACAGGCGAGTCTGCTCGACGCGGTGCGGGCGCGGGCGACCCACCAGGGCAACGGGTGA
- the holA gene encoding DNA polymerase III subunit delta has translation MATRKNSTDDPLAPVTLAVGQEDLLLDRAVQQVVAAARAADSDTDVRDLTSDQLQPGTLAELTSPSLFAERKVVVVRNAQDLSADTIKDVKAYLDAPAEEITLVLLHAGAAKGKGLLDAARKAGAREVACPKTTKPAERLTFVRQEFRALGRSATPEACQALVDSIGSDLRELASAVSQLCADVEGTIDEAVVGRYYTGRAEASSFTVADRAVEGRAAEALEALRWSLSTGVAPVMITSALAQGVRAIGKLSSARGGRPADLARELGMPPWKIDRVRQQMRGWTPDGVSLALRAVAEADAGVKGGGDDPEYALEKAVVAIARAARSGR, from the coding sequence ATGGCCACCAGGAAGAATTCCACCGACGATCCGCTCGCCCCCGTCACGCTCGCCGTGGGCCAGGAGGACCTGCTGCTCGACCGCGCCGTGCAGCAGGTGGTGGCGGCCGCTCGGGCCGCCGACTCCGACACCGATGTGCGTGACCTGACCTCCGACCAGTTGCAGCCCGGCACGCTGGCCGAGCTGACCAGCCCGTCGCTCTTCGCCGAGCGGAAGGTCGTGGTCGTACGCAACGCGCAGGATCTGTCCGCGGACACGATCAAGGACGTGAAGGCGTACCTCGACGCGCCTGCCGAAGAGATCACCCTGGTGCTGCTCCACGCCGGCGCCGCCAAGGGCAAGGGGCTGCTCGACGCGGCGCGGAAGGCGGGGGCGCGGGAGGTCGCGTGCCCCAAGACCACGAAGCCGGCCGAACGGCTCACCTTCGTACGGCAGGAGTTCCGGGCGCTGGGGCGGTCGGCCACGCCCGAGGCCTGCCAGGCGCTCGTCGACTCCATCGGCAGCGATCTGCGCGAGCTGGCCTCCGCGGTGTCCCAGCTGTGTGCGGACGTGGAGGGAACGATCGACGAGGCGGTCGTCGGGCGGTACTACACGGGGCGGGCCGAGGCATCCAGCTTCACCGTCGCGGACCGGGCGGTGGAGGGGCGGGCCGCGGAAGCCCTCGAAGCACTGCGGTGGTCGTTGTCGACGGGGGTCGCGCCCGTCATGATCACCAGCGCGCTCGCGCAAGGGGTGCGGGCGATCGGGAAGCTGTCGTCCGCGCGGGGTGGGCGACCGGCCGATCTCGCACGGGAGTTGGGGATGCCGCCGTGGAAGATCGACCGGGTGCGGCAGCAGATGCGGGGGTGGACGCCGGACGGGGTTTCGTTGGCTCTGCGAGCCGTGGCTGAGGCGGATGCGGGGGTGAAGGGTGGGGGGGATGACCCCGAGTACGCCCTGGAGAAGGCCGTCGTCGCGATTGCCCGTGCCGCGAGGTCGGGGCGCTAG